From Rhodoferax sp. AJA081-3, the proteins below share one genomic window:
- a CDS encoding response regulator transcription factor has translation MHTNIALAPVSIESSAIKMEVMEAGKGLLSRREQEVLELVSRGFSYAEIADLKSLSVHTIQTHIKSLYGKLEVHSKMEAVLEATRMGLLPRQAEAAMSK, from the coding sequence ATGCATACAAATATCGCTCTAGCCCCCGTGAGTATTGAGAGTAGTGCTATCAAAATGGAAGTAATGGAGGCTGGCAAGGGATTGCTGTCGCGGCGCGAGCAGGAAGTGCTGGAGCTGGTATCCCGCGGGTTTTCGTATGCTGAAATCGCCGATTTAAAAAGCCTCAGCGTGCACACCATACAGACCCATATCAAGAGCCTGTACGGCAAACTGGAAGTGCATTCCAAGATGGAGGCCGTGCTGGAGGCCACCCGCATGGGCCTGCTGCCCCGCCAGGCCGAAGCTGCCATGTCCAAATAG
- the tldD gene encoding metalloprotease TldD — MIAREPTIERLAIAQRLLLTPFGLDESHLARALNEIKAHQVDEADLYFQYTRSEGWSLEEGIVKTGSFSIDQGVGVRAVSGEKTAFAYSDDISEASLLDAARTVRTISSAAQSKRAKVATQKIAKSRSLYTGHDPISTLDSATKVALLGKVEKLARAKDPRVAQVMAGLASEYDVVMVARADGTLAADVRPLVRLSVTVIAEQKGRREVGSAGGGGRFGLAYFDDAQIEKYVDEAVHAALTNLDARPAPAGEMTVVLGPGWPGILLHEAIGHGLEGDFNRKGSSAFSGRIGQRVAAKGVTVLDDGTLADRRGSLNVDDEGNTSQRTVLIEDGILKGYIQDSMNARLMGVAPTGNGRRESYAHVPMPRMTNTYMLGGDKDPKEIVASIKKGLYATNFGGGQVDITSGKFVFSASEAYWVENGKILYPVKGATIVGSGPECLKRVSMMGNDMKLDSGVGTCGKEGQSVPVGVGQPTLRIDGLTVGGTA, encoded by the coding sequence ATGATTGCACGCGAACCCACCATCGAACGCCTGGCCATTGCCCAGCGCCTGTTGCTCACCCCTTTTGGACTGGATGAATCCCATCTGGCCCGCGCCCTGAACGAGATCAAGGCGCACCAGGTCGACGAGGCCGACCTCTACTTCCAGTACACCCGCTCCGAAGGCTGGAGCCTGGAAGAGGGCATTGTCAAAACCGGTTCCTTCAGCATCGACCAGGGTGTGGGGGTGCGCGCCGTCAGCGGCGAGAAGACGGCCTTTGCCTATTCCGACGATATTTCCGAAGCCAGCCTGCTGGATGCAGCGCGCACCGTGCGCACCATTTCCAGCGCAGCCCAGTCCAAACGGGCCAAGGTGGCAACCCAGAAGATCGCCAAGTCGCGCTCCCTGTACACCGGGCACGACCCCATTTCCACACTCGACAGCGCTACCAAGGTAGCCCTCTTGGGCAAGGTCGAAAAGCTGGCCCGCGCCAAGGACCCCCGTGTGGCCCAGGTCATGGCCGGTCTGGCCAGCGAATACGACGTGGTCATGGTGGCCCGTGCCGATGGCACGCTGGCGGCAGACGTGCGCCCGCTGGTGCGTCTGTCCGTCACCGTGATTGCCGAGCAAAAGGGTAGGCGTGAAGTCGGCTCGGCTGGCGGCGGTGGTCGTTTTGGCCTGGCTTATTTTGACGATGCACAGATTGAAAAATACGTGGACGAAGCCGTGCACGCCGCGCTGACCAATCTGGATGCCCGCCCGGCGCCTGCCGGTGAAATGACAGTGGTCTTAGGCCCCGGCTGGCCTGGTATTTTGTTGCACGAAGCCATTGGCCACGGCCTGGAAGGCGACTTCAACCGCAAGGGCTCCAGCGCCTTCAGCGGCCGCATCGGCCAGCGCGTGGCAGCCAAGGGTGTGACTGTGCTGGACGATGGCACGCTTGCCGACCGCCGCGGCTCGCTGAATGTGGACGACGAAGGCAACACCAGCCAGCGCACCGTGCTGATCGAAGACGGCATCCTGAAGGGTTACATCCAGGACAGCATGAACGCGCGCCTGATGGGTGTGGCCCCTACCGGCAATGGCCGCCGCGAGAGTTATGCCCACGTGCCCATGCCACGCATGACCAACACCTATATGCTGGGTGGCGACAAGGATCCGAAAGAAATCGTCGCCAGCATCAAGAAGGGCCTGTACGCCACCAACTTTGGCGGTGGTCAGGTCGACATCACGTCCGGCAAGTTTGTGTTCTCAGCCTCTGAAGCCTATTGGGTTGAAAACGGCAAAATCCTGTATCCGGTCAAGGGTGCCACCATTGTGGGCAGCGGGCCCGAATGCCTGAAGCGCGTCAGCATGATGGGCAACGACATGAAACTCGACAGCGGTGTGGGCACCTGTGGCAAAGAAGGCCAGAGTGTGCCCGTGGGTGTGGGCCAGCCCACCTTGCGTATCGATGGCTTGACGGT
- a CDS encoding NAD(P)-dependent oxidoreductase gives MSATFQVGIVGVGNMGGAMAQRLGSLGWAPWVHDLDAAKLEGLKPFGALAPADIQHAASNSVATIVCVVDAAQTRDVLFGPQGIAAHLQPGHVVLLCPTVAPEDVEAIAAQLAGFGVDAIDAPMSGGPARARDGSMSLLVAGADAVVARCEPLLQALSNKVFRISTRPGDGARTKLVNNLLAGINLVGAAEVLALARRMGLDLARTLNVIGQSSGQSWIGTDRMRRAITGDLAPRAHMSLLAKDTRLAQQAAQSVGFEGPLGPLAAQVFAAALDAGLADLDDAALLQFLERHPC, from the coding sequence ATGAGCGCCACGTTCCAAGTGGGCATCGTTGGCGTGGGCAATATGGGCGGAGCCATGGCGCAACGCCTGGGCTCACTGGGCTGGGCACCCTGGGTGCACGACCTGGATGCCGCCAAGCTGGAGGGTCTTAAGCCTTTTGGTGCTCTAGCCCCCGCAGATATTCAACATGCCGCTAGCAATTCTGTAGCAACCATTGTGTGTGTCGTGGACGCCGCACAAACCCGCGATGTACTGTTTGGCCCGCAGGGCATTGCCGCGCACCTGCAGCCCGGCCATGTGGTGCTGCTGTGCCCCACGGTTGCACCCGAGGATGTAGAGGCCATTGCCGCACAACTTGCCGGGTTTGGCGTGGACGCCATCGACGCCCCCATGTCGGGCGGCCCGGCCCGCGCCCGTGACGGTAGCATGAGCCTGCTGGTGGCGGGTGCGGACGCGGTGGTGGCCCGCTGCGAGCCGCTGCTGCAGGCCCTGTCCAACAAGGTTTTTCGCATCAGCACACGCCCCGGCGACGGCGCCCGCACCAAGCTGGTCAACAACCTGCTGGCGGGTATCAACCTGGTCGGCGCGGCCGAGGTCTTGGCGCTGGCGCGCCGCATGGGCTTGGACCTGGCGCGCACGCTGAACGTCATTGGCCAGTCCAGCGGCCAAAGCTGGATCGGCACCGACCGTATGCGCCGCGCGATAACAGGTGACCTGGCGCCACGCGCCCACATGTCGTTGTTGGCCAAGGACACGCGGCTGGCGCAGCAGGCGGCGCAAAGTGTGGGTTTTGAAGGCCCTTTGGGTCCGTTGGCGGCGCAGGTGTTTGCAGCGGCATTGGATGCCGGTCTAGCCGACCTGGACGATGCGGCCTTGCTTCAATTTTTGGAGCGCCATCCCTGCTGA
- a CDS encoding ribonuclease catalytic domain-containing protein has product MFLLFEEAGKFMAGRVLSEADASAQVELDSGKRVKVKTANMLLKFEKPSPAEFIAAAQSASQGIELEMAWEFAPDEEFGFADLARDYFSPQAPLSEQAAMLFRLFESPHYFRRAGKGRFRKASADVIAQALAAIEKKKAIALQITAWADELGAGQCPAPIREQLYKILFKPDKNAPEYKAVVEASRATHTAPLALLQKAGAIASPYQFHWKRFLLENFPKGTGFPAIAAPAVDDKNLPLAAVQAFSIDDSQTTEIDDALSVQGLGTGTVTLGIHIAAPGLAIQPGDAVDQLGRARLSTVYMPGYKVTMLPDALVQTYTLQAERDCPALSLYVTLDEATLEIKGHESKIERVPIAHNLRHDQLDTVVTEPWLLDPAFNHENEPQPLPALREQLSFLYRLAKDLKAKREIVRGKPETFNRPDYNFRLVGNDGNEPQGDETVQISTRQRGAPLDLIVAEAMILANSTWGSWMAELGVPGIYRSQASLAPGVKVRMGTKAQPHAGIGVKSYAWSSSPLRRYVDLVNQWQIIACVQHGKTAALAAPFKPKDASLFSIISSFDEAYSAYNGYQGGMERFWTLRYLQQNGITELEASVFKENMVRADTLPLVLPVMGAQNLPRGARVRIKLGEMDLITLDISGTVVERLDTPTATDSSADEAGDDGDDDEVSGPIAIAVDVSDAPAETADAAVDNPAP; this is encoded by the coding sequence ATGTTTCTATTGTTTGAAGAAGCCGGAAAATTCATGGCCGGTCGGGTGCTGTCAGAGGCGGATGCTTCGGCGCAGGTGGAGCTGGACAGCGGCAAGCGGGTCAAGGTCAAGACCGCCAACATGCTGCTGAAGTTTGAAAAGCCTTCGCCCGCCGAGTTCATCGCCGCAGCCCAATCCGCCAGCCAGGGTATCGAGCTGGAAATGGCATGGGAATTCGCGCCTGACGAAGAGTTTGGTTTTGCCGACCTGGCGCGCGACTATTTCTCGCCCCAGGCACCGCTGTCCGAGCAGGCGGCCATGCTGTTCCGGCTGTTTGAATCCCCCCATTACTTCCGCCGCGCCGGCAAGGGGCGCTTCCGCAAGGCATCCGCCGACGTGATCGCCCAGGCACTGGCCGCCATTGAGAAAAAGAAGGCCATCGCGCTGCAGATCACCGCCTGGGCCGACGAGCTGGGTGCAGGCCAGTGCCCCGCCCCCATCCGCGAGCAGTTGTACAAGATTCTGTTCAAGCCCGACAAAAATGCGCCCGAGTACAAGGCCGTGGTCGAGGCATCCCGCGCTACCCATACCGCGCCGCTGGCCCTGCTGCAAAAGGCGGGGGCCATCGCATCGCCCTACCAGTTCCACTGGAAACGCTTTTTGCTGGAAAACTTTCCCAAAGGCACGGGCTTCCCGGCCATTGCCGCCCCGGCCGTGGACGACAAGAATTTGCCGTTGGCGGCGGTGCAAGCCTTCTCCATTGACGACTCCCAAACCACCGAGATCGACGATGCGTTGTCCGTCCAGGGCCTGGGCACCGGCACGGTCACGCTGGGCATCCACATTGCGGCGCCCGGCCTGGCCATACAGCCCGGCGACGCGGTGGACCAACTGGGCCGTGCCCGCCTGTCCACCGTCTACATGCCCGGCTACAAGGTCACCATGCTGCCCGACGCCCTGGTGCAAACCTATACGCTGCAGGCCGAGCGCGACTGCCCTGCCCTCTCTTTGTATGTGACGCTGGACGAAGCCACGCTGGAGATCAAGGGTCACGAGTCCAAGATCGAACGGGTCCCGATTGCGCACAACCTGCGCCACGACCAGTTGGACACCGTCGTAACAGAGCCTTGGTTGCTGGACCCCGCCTTCAACCACGAAAACGAGCCGCAGCCCCTGCCCGCATTGCGTGAGCAGCTATCATTTTTATACCGACTGGCAAAAGACCTGAAGGCCAAGCGCGAGATCGTGCGCGGCAAGCCCGAGACCTTCAACCGGCCGGACTACAACTTCCGCCTGGTGGGCAACGATGGCAATGAGCCCCAGGGCGACGAGACCGTGCAGATCAGCACCCGCCAACGCGGTGCTCCACTGGACCTGATCGTGGCCGAGGCCATGATCCTGGCCAACAGCACCTGGGGCAGCTGGATGGCCGAGCTGGGCGTGCCCGGGATCTATCGCAGCCAGGCATCACTGGCACCCGGCGTCAAGGTGCGCATGGGCACCAAGGCCCAGCCCCATGCCGGTATTGGTGTCAAGAGTTATGCCTGGAGCAGCTCACCCCTGCGCCGGTACGTCGATCTGGTTAACCAGTGGCAGATCATTGCCTGTGTGCAGCATGGCAAGACAGCAGCGCTGGCCGCACCCTTCAAGCCCAAGGACGCCAGCCTGTTCTCCATCATCTCCAGCTTTGACGAGGCCTACAGCGCCTACAACGGCTACCAGGGCGGCATGGAGCGCTTCTGGACGCTGCGCTACCTGCAACAAAATGGCATCACCGAACTGGAGGCCAGCGTGTTCAAGGAGAACATGGTGCGGGCCGACACGCTGCCCCTGGTGTTGCCGGTCATGGGTGCACAAAACTTGCCGCGCGGTGCGCGGGTGCGTATCAAACTGGGCGAAATGGACCTGATCACGCTGGACATCAGCGGCACGGTGGTGGAACGGCTGGATACGCCAACGGCCACCGATTCCTCCGCCGATGAAGCAGGCGATGACGGTGATGACGACGAAGTCAGCGGCCCGATCGCGATTGCGGTTGACGTCAGCGATGCGCCGGCAGAAACGGCTGATGCCGCCGTGGATAATCCTGCTCCGTGA
- the rodA gene encoding rod shape-determining protein RodA, with protein sequence MASVFDKPSVWRRMAPWFHGFDGPLAFAVFILACAGMLTMYSSGFDHGTRFEDHGRNMLIAASIMFVVAQIPPQRLMALAVPLYMVGVALLIAVAIFGITKKGARRWINIGITIQPSEILKIAMPLMLAWWFQKREGQLRPLDFVVAGLLLAVPVGLIMKQPDLGTSLLVLAAGLAVIFFAGMSWKLVIPVVALGAIGLALIVAFEPALCADGVRWPVLHAYQQQRICTLLDPTRDPLGKGFHIIQGMIAIGSGGLTGMGFMKGTQTHLEFIPERTTDFIFAAYSEEFGLIGTLFLIVAFIFLILRGLAIALDAPTLFSRLLAGSVTMIFFTYAFVNMGMVSGILPVVGVPLPFISYGGTAMVTLGLAVGILMAISNSKRLVQS encoded by the coding sequence ATGGCCTCTGTTTTTGATAAACCCTCTGTTTGGCGGCGCATGGCGCCCTGGTTCCACGGCTTTGACGGGCCGCTGGCCTTTGCCGTCTTCATACTGGCCTGTGCCGGCATGTTGACCATGTATTCCTCGGGGTTCGACCACGGTACCCGGTTTGAAGACCACGGCCGCAATATGCTGATTGCAGCCAGCATCATGTTTGTGGTGGCACAAATTCCGCCCCAGCGGCTGATGGCGCTGGCCGTGCCGCTCTACATGGTGGGCGTGGCCCTGTTGATAGCGGTGGCCATTTTTGGCATCACCAAGAAGGGTGCCCGGCGCTGGATCAACATCGGCATCACCATTCAGCCCAGTGAAATCCTGAAGATCGCCATGCCGCTGATGCTGGCCTGGTGGTTCCAGAAACGCGAGGGCCAATTGCGCCCGCTGGACTTTGTGGTGGCCGGTTTGCTACTGGCCGTGCCCGTGGGCTTGATCATGAAGCAGCCCGATCTGGGCACCTCGCTCTTGGTGCTGGCAGCGGGCCTGGCGGTCATCTTCTTTGCGGGTATGAGCTGGAAGCTGGTGATTCCGGTGGTTGCGCTGGGGGCCATCGGACTCGCGCTGATCGTTGCGTTTGAACCGGCGCTGTGTGCGGATGGCGTGCGATGGCCTGTGTTACACGCCTACCAGCAGCAGCGCATCTGCACCCTGTTGGACCCCACGCGTGACCCGCTGGGCAAGGGCTTCCACATCATCCAGGGCATGATTGCCATCGGCTCGGGCGGCCTCACCGGCATGGGCTTTATGAAGGGCACGCAGACCCATCTGGAATTTATCCCCGAGCGCACCACCGACTTCATTTTTGCCGCCTATTCCGAAGAGTTCGGCCTGATCGGCACCTTGTTCCTGATCGTGGCCTTCATCTTCCTGATCCTGCGTGGCCTGGCCATTGCGCTGGACGCGCCCACGCTGTTCTCGCGCCTGCTGGCCGGCAGCGTGACCATGATTTTTTTCACCTACGCCTTTGTGAACATGGGCATGGTCAGCGGCATCTTGCCCGTGGTGGGCGTGCCCTTGCCCTTCATCAGTTACGGCGGCACGGCCATGGTGACGCTGGGGTTGGCGGTGGGGATTTTGATGGCCATTTCCAACTCCAAGCGGCTGGTGCAGTCATGA
- a CDS encoding energy transducer TonB yields the protein MRSISTLQIALIASIAVHAVLLTVRFVDPESFNRVFEDTPLEVILVNAKTNEKPDKAQVIAQNSLAGGGDADKGRATSPLPPSALTDFGDATEEEAARKLQNLQEQQTLLLAQVKSQLAALPPIDPNQAATKTEQLEREEKRRQLVKILAEIERRINQENARPKKRYISPAAREAVYAVYYDALRHAIEDKGTENFPQAGGKKLYGELTMIVTVNHNGRVLDTEIVESSGNRTLDRQAAAIARSAGPFGNFSPAMRRQADQILVVSRFKFTRDETLEASISTQN from the coding sequence CTGCGGTCCATCAGCACCCTCCAAATTGCCCTCATTGCATCCATTGCGGTGCATGCGGTGTTGTTGACCGTGCGTTTTGTAGACCCCGAGTCGTTCAACCGGGTGTTCGAAGACACGCCGCTGGAAGTGATTCTGGTCAACGCCAAAACCAACGAGAAGCCGGACAAGGCCCAGGTGATTGCCCAAAACTCGCTGGCCGGTGGTGGAGACGCCGACAAGGGCCGCGCCACCAGCCCGCTGCCGCCATCGGCCCTGACTGATTTTGGTGACGCCACCGAAGAAGAGGCTGCACGCAAACTGCAAAACCTGCAGGAACAGCAAACCCTGCTGCTGGCCCAAGTCAAGAGCCAGCTGGCCGCCCTGCCCCCCATTGACCCGAACCAGGCAGCCACCAAAACTGAACAACTGGAGCGTGAAGAAAAGCGCCGCCAACTGGTCAAAATCCTGGCCGAGATTGAACGGCGTATCAACCAGGAAAATGCGCGGCCCAAGAAGCGTTACATCAGCCCCGCCGCGCGCGAAGCGGTGTATGCGGTCTATTACGACGCACTGCGCCACGCCATTGAAGACAAGGGCACCGAAAACTTTCCGCAGGCTGGCGGCAAGAAGTTGTACGGTGAGCTGACCATGATCGTCACCGTCAACCACAACGGCCGCGTGCTGGACACCGAGATTGTGGAAAGCTCGGGCAACCGCACGCTGGACCGCCAAGCCGCGGCCATTGCCCGGTCGGCTGGGCCGTTTGGCAACTTCAGCCCGGCCATGCGCCGCCAGGCGGACCAGATCCTAGTGGTCTCCCGTTTCAAGTTCACCCGCGACGAAACGCTGGAAGCGTCCATCTCTACGCAGAATTAA
- a CDS encoding response regulator transcription factor, translating to MWRVLIVEDDPQMRAFFAASVRRSGQLELVCGVGSVSEAKALLDDGEQAVDVLLTDLGLPDGSGLEIIRHARLRHPSCEALVISMFGDEDNVLASIEAGALGYIHKDAAPDDIATTILEMKAGASPISPMIARRVLSKYRSMHTTVR from the coding sequence GTGTGGCGAGTATTGATTGTTGAAGACGACCCGCAGATGCGCGCATTTTTTGCGGCCAGCGTGCGGCGCAGTGGCCAGCTGGAACTGGTCTGTGGCGTGGGCAGCGTGTCCGAAGCCAAGGCCTTGTTGGACGATGGCGAACAAGCGGTGGACGTCTTGCTGACCGACCTGGGCCTGCCCGATGGCAGCGGGCTGGAAATCATCCGCCATGCGCGTCTGCGCCACCCCAGCTGCGAGGCCCTGGTCATTTCCATGTTTGGCGACGAAGACAATGTGTTGGCCAGCATAGAAGCCGGCGCCCTGGGTTACATCCACAAGGACGCCGCGCCCGATGACATCGCCACCACCATTCTGGAGATGAAGGCCGGCGCATCACCCATCTCCCCCATGATTGCCCGGCGGGTGCTGTCCAAGTACCGGTCCATGCACACTACTGTCCGGTAA
- a CDS encoding IS4 family transposase has product MHTGRTVFAQLLEVVPFKHFEHLVNKYQANRWTRDFTAWSHFICMAYAQFTRREGLRDLIVCLNSQSTKLYHCGLRQRVSRSTLADANERRDSHLFEALGQRLIEIALDLYKDHDISLSLKEPLYAMDSTTIDLCLKLFPWADFRSTKAGIKAHTVIDLRGAIPVMLSITTGKISDVGQLDALRLPKGSIVVLDRGYVDFARLYRLVQRECSFVVRAKDNLSFNCHEAHAIDIQAGVYSDQTIVLTGERSKNVYPAPLRRVRFYDAVSCLELVFLTNRLDLSALTIAAIYKQRWQIELFFKWLKQNLNIQHFFGNSLNAVRSQIWIAVCTYLIALVAHHGLRTELSLRNFLHLVEVNMFEKITLAQMVDNALKDESFEELKSQVELF; this is encoded by the coding sequence ATGCACACTGGCCGCACAGTATTTGCACAACTTCTCGAAGTGGTGCCATTCAAGCACTTCGAGCATCTCGTAAACAAATACCAAGCCAACCGCTGGACACGGGACTTCACCGCATGGAGCCACTTCATCTGCATGGCCTACGCACAGTTCACGCGCAGGGAAGGCTTACGCGACCTGATCGTGTGCCTGAACTCGCAAAGCACCAAGCTCTACCACTGCGGCCTACGTCAGCGTGTATCGCGCTCCACGCTGGCCGATGCCAACGAACGGCGTGACTCACACCTGTTCGAAGCACTGGGGCAACGCCTGATCGAAATCGCTTTGGATTTATACAAAGACCATGACATTAGCTTGAGTCTCAAGGAGCCGCTGTATGCCATGGACTCCACGACCATCGACCTGTGTCTTAAGCTGTTTCCCTGGGCGGACTTTCGGTCCACCAAAGCGGGTATCAAAGCCCACACCGTGATCGACCTACGGGGTGCGATTCCGGTCATGCTGTCGATCACCACAGGCAAAATCAGCGACGTGGGGCAACTCGATGCATTGAGACTGCCAAAGGGCTCCATCGTCGTGCTGGATCGCGGCTACGTGGACTTTGCGAGGCTGTACCGTTTGGTGCAACGGGAGTGCAGCTTTGTGGTGCGCGCCAAAGACAACCTGAGCTTCAATTGCCACGAAGCGCACGCCATCGATATCCAGGCCGGCGTGTACTCGGATCAAACCATTGTGCTGACTGGCGAACGCTCCAAAAATGTCTACCCCGCGCCCTTGCGCCGGGTACGTTTCTATGACGCAGTAAGTTGTTTGGAACTCGTTTTTCTGACCAACCGCTTGGACTTATCCGCCCTCACCATCGCAGCCATCTACAAGCAGCGCTGGCAAATTGAATTGTTCTTCAAATGGCTCAAGCAGAACTTGAACATCCAGCACTTCTTTGGCAACTCTTTGAACGCCGTGCGTTCGCAAATCTGGATTGCGGTGTGTACTTATTTGATAGCCTTGGTCGCACACCACGGGCTACGCACGGAGTTGTCACTACGCAATTTCTTGCATCTGGTGGAGGTCAACATGTTTGAGAAAATTACTTTGGCTCAGATGGTCGACAACGCACTCAAAGATGAAAGCTTTGAAGAGCTGAAGTCGCAGGTTGAGCTATTCTGA